From the Desulfobacterales bacterium genome, the window CATCCGGCATCGGTTAATACCGATGCTGAAAACCGAATACAACCCAAAAATCAGTCAGGCGCTCAATCGGCTGGGGTCAATCGCTTCATGCGAAAACGAATGGATGGATCACATCATAAGGCCCTTATATCATCAGGCGTTGATAAGTTCAGTGCCCGGCAGGGTTGTCTTTTCGGCTTTTCAACTGAAAAAGATCCACCTTGCCGCCCTGAGAAGAATATTACGAAAGGCAATCAACGATTTAAAAGGCAGTTTAAGGCGAATCAGTTATACCCATATTGACGAAGCCGTCTCACTCCTTATAAATGGCCCGGCAAGCGGGAGTATCGATCTGCCCGATCGCATCCGGATAACAAAAGCTCCGGAGCAATTGATCATTATCAGGGAAACCGGTGGCTTAAGACAAATAAAAGCCCGTACCGTACCGGATTACGAATACAGCATCCCTGGGCCCGGAACCGTCACAATTCAGGAAACCGGGGCAACCTTCAGGCTTTGCCCGGTTAGCCTTCGTGACATTCCCGACGGATGTGTGTCTGGACCTCAGGTGGCTTTTTTTGATATGAACATGATTAAATTTCCTCTGGTGATAAGGAATTTCCGTCCCGGAGATTATTTTATCCCCCTGGGGATGACAGGCAGCCAGAAAGTTAAAAAATTTTTTATCAATCACAAGGTATCCAGACCTGGACGGGCCAAATGCCCGCTCCTTCTCAACCGGAATAAAATCATCTGGATTGCCGGCTATCGAACCGATGAGTCAGCGAAGATCACGCCGCACACAAAAGATGTGTTGAAAATAGAATTTTCCGTTGCCTTATGATTAAAAATGATTATTCTATACAAAAAATTTAATTTTATTCGGGAGGTAATATCATTTGAATCCATTCTATAAAAATCTTGCGTTATGGATTGTAGTCACACTGATGATGGTCATGCTCTATAACCTGTTTAACCAGCAGCAGTTATCCGACGCCAGCATCAGCTATACCGATTTTCTCGGCATGGTTGAAAACGAGAATGTGTCAGAGGTCCTCATCAAAGGGCAGGAGCTTTACATCACCAACTCCAATGGGAACCGGTTCAAGGTGTTTGCTCCTCAGGACAGTGACCTGATCGGCATTCTCAGAAGCAAAGGTGTATCGATCAAAGCAAAACCGGTCGACGAATCTCCCTGGTATATGTCGGTGCTGGTATCATGGCTCCCGATGGTCGTATTGATCGGGGTATGGATTTTCTTCATGCGACAAATGCAATCCGGGGGAGGAAAAGCCCTTTCTTTCGGGAAAAGCCGTGCACGCCTCATGTCCGATCAATCCACCAAGATTACCTTTGCCGATGTGGCAGGCATTGACGAAGCAAAAGAAGAATTAGGAGAAATTGTCGAATTTCTGAAAGATCCGAAAAAATTTACCCGTCTGGGAGGAAGAATCCCAAAGGGGGTTCTGTTAATGGGGCCTCCAGGCACCGGGAAAACACTTCTGGCCCGTGCTATCGCCGGTGAAGCAGGCGTCCCGTTTTTCAGCATCAGCGGATCAGACTTTGTTGAAATGTTTGTCGGCGTCGGGGCATCGCGTGTCAGGGATCTGTTTGTTCAGGGAAAGAAAAGCGCACCCTGCATCATATTCATAGATGAAATCGATGCCGTTGGCCGACATCGGGGAGCCGGGTTAGGCGGCGGTCACGATGAACGGGAACAGACCCTGAACCAGCTGCTGGTAGAAATGGACGGGTTTGAATCCAATGAAGGCGTAATTCTCATATCCGCTACCAACCGACCGGATGTTCTGGATCCCGCATTGCTTCGCCCCGGACGTTTTGATCGACAGGTGGTAGTCTCTTTGCCGGACATCAAAGGCAGAGAAATGATATTGAGGGTTCATATGAAAAAAAGCCCGATCGCTCCGGATGTCGACTCTCTGACCCTTGCAAAAGGAACACCCGGCTGCTCCGGTGCCGATCTGGAAAACCTTGTCAATGAGGCGGCGCTGCTGGCTGCCAAACGAAATAAAGAAAAAGTCGATATGATAGATTTTGAAGACGCGAAAGATAAAGTCTTCATGGGACTGGAACGAAAGTCCAAGGTCATCAAGGAAGAGGACCGGAAAACCACGGCATATCACGAAGGAGGCCATGCGCTGGTGGCGCGGTTTCTGCCTGAAACCGACGCGGTAAATAAAATCACGATCATCCCCAGAGGGCATGCCGCCGGAATCACCTGGTTTCTGCCTGAGGAAAGAGATTTTAAATTCAAAGATCAGCTGGAAAGCGAACTGTCCGTGGCATTTGGCGGTCGCGTAGCTGAAGAACTCGTATTTAACAGGATCAGCACGGGAGCGGCAAACGATATCAAGCAGGCAACCCAGATCGCCCAGAAAATGATCCGGTCATGGGGAATGAGCGAAACGCTTGGCCCGCTTTCGTATGCACAGGGCGATGACCAAATCTTTTTAGCTCGTGAGATTTCACAGCATCGGGACTACTCGGAAGAAACGGCAAAAAAGATTGACGCCGAAATTACCAGCCTCGCCAAACGCGCATATGACCGGGCCAAAGACGTTCTGAGCCAGAACCGGGATATATTGGACAAACTGACCGAATTGCTACTGGATAAAGAGACCGTTCTCGGCTCCGAAATGGATGATCTCATTCTGTCTCTCCGGCCCGGGATCAAGTTGCCTCCCAGGGGGGGAGCGGGCGATTCCAAATCGAAAAAAAATCTTCATGAGGAAGATACCGTTTTATAAAGCAGACAACAAAAAAACCGGGGGGATGGCTCACATTCAGTTTTGATTTCCGAAATGTGAGCCATCCCCCCTCGGAAAATGTGCCCATCGCTGTGGCAGAATTTTTTCTGATTCTGCCGGATGGCGGCTGTAACGCATAAAATTATTCATTCTCATTCATGAAAACATTTACCATTTCATGGGGCAATCATCGTCTTGAACTCGGTCAAAGAACCTGCGTCATGGGCATTGTCAACGTCACGCCGGATTCTTTTTCAGATGGCGGAAAATTTTCTGCTCCGGACTCAGCCCTTGCCCACGCGGAAAAACTGGTTGAAGACGGGGCGGACATCCTTGATATCGGAGGTGAATCAACCCGCCCTTTTTCAAAACCGGTTTCCGCTGAAGAGGAACTGCATCGGGTTGCGCCGGTCATTGAACAGATCGCGCAACGGGTTTCGATCCCAATTTCCATCGACACCTTCAAATCCCGCGTAGCCAAAGGGGCCTTAGATGCCGGTGCATCCATGATAAACGATATCGGGGCGCTGCGGATGGATAAAGACATGGCGGCTGTCGCAGCGGCATACGACGTTCCTGTCATTGTGATGCACATGAAAGGAACACCCCGGACCATGCAGGTATCACCGGCCTACGATGATATCATCGAAGAAATTAAATCATTTATGAAAGACACGATACACCGGGCCGAACGAAACGGAATCCCACCATCCAGAATCATTGTTGATCCGGGCATCGGATTTGGCAAAACCGGCGGTCACAACCTGTTGTTACTCAAACGTTTAAAAGAGTTTGAAAGCCTGGAGATGCCGCTTCTGGTGGGCTCTTCAAGAAAAGCCTTTATTCGTAACATTCTCATGAATAAAACCGGAAGACCCATGGAACCGGATTCGCCGGAAGTGGAAACCGGCACCCAGGCGACCATTTGCACAGCCGTTCTTCACGGCGCACATATTGTTCGAGTTCATAACGTCGCTATGGCACGCATGACGGTAGATATAACAGATGCAATTAAACATGCCTGACAATGCGCCGGATGAACCGGAACACCGCCCTGAACTTATGCCTGCAAAACGCAAAAAAGCCTTGATATATTTTGTTCTGTTCATGCCGATTCTGGCCGGTTTCTTTTTCCTGTGGCCGGGAACTTCTTACCTTCAAACCGACATATTCGTATCCTCCGATATCAGAAATCTCCCGAAAGGGCTTTCATTAACCGGCGTCTCTACAAATGGTATTGAAGTTCATATTGGCGGTCCCGGATATATAATATCAACCATATCCGAATTTAAACCCAAATACATCCTGGACTTATCCGCTGTCACCATCGGAGTAAATTCCATCCATGTAAAGGCAGAACAGATACCATTGCCTGAAGGTATTTCGATCATCCGCTACTATCCGACAACGATTACCGTAAAGGTGGACAAGGAAATCTCCCGACGAATTCCGGTTGAAATCCGTCTCAGCGGAAAACCGACATCCGGATTTTCCGTCATCGAATCCCGGCCAACGCCTTCATCGGTATTGATCAGAGGCCCTGAAATGATTATGAGAACCATAGAAAACATTTATACTGAACGGATCGATATCAACGGATTGTCTGAATCTCTTAGAAAAAAAAGCGCGCTCGACATCCCTGAAGGGCTGAAAATTGACTCCTCGAAAATAATTACAGCGAACATATCGATCCAGGATAAAATCGCCCGCAAGCATTTTTACAATATCAGAATCAACGGAAAGAACACCCCTTATCAGTACCTGATCACCCCCTCATCGATAGACATACAGGTCAAAGGGCCGGTTAATATTCTTGACCATCTTGATATTGAAAAAGACATTCAGGTCTTTGTTGATCTTGACGAATTATCTCCGGGGGTCTATGTCAGACCGGCATCCATTATTTTACCGGTGGACACGACGCTTGTCAGCGTGACTCCCGAAATTTTCACAATAAATATGACTAACCGGTAGTGCAGAAGAAAAAGCGCCTGACTTGATACCGGTTACCGCGCATAAACCCGGTTACCGGAAGGGGTATTCAAGCGATTATCAACAACCCAACAGTTAAGGATCGTGCCGCATGCTTTTTGTCATCGATGTTGGAAATACCAATACGGTTATGGGCGTATATGACGGCTCCCGGCTTGTCAGAAGCTGGCGGATTCGTACAGAAAGAAACGCCACCGAAGATGAATTTTACATAACCGCCGCCGGTTTGTTTGCGGAAAGCCGGATTTGCCCGCAGGACATTCATAAAACGGTCATATCCAGTGTGGTTCCGCCGGTTGTCACCATTCTGGATGCATTCTGCCGTAAATATCTGGGTCATGCGCCACACTGGGTGGACAACACCGCCGTTCCGGACATCCCCATTCTCTACAGCAATCCGTCCGAAGTCGGCTCAGACAGACTCGTCAACGCCGTTGCCGCCTATGCCCGGTACAAAACGAGTCTCATCGTTATCGATTTTGGCACGGCCACGACATTTGATGCCATCTCACAGCAGGGCGAATATCTGGGCGGTGCCATCAGCCCCGGCATCATGATCGCTTCCGAGGCCTTGTTCAACTGCACGTCCAAACTGCACAGAGTTGATATATTCACACCGCCGGAGAAGGTGATCGGAACCGATACGGCCGGCAGCATAAAGTCAGGAATTATTTTCGGATATGCCGGTCTGGTGGACGGCATTGTCAATCGGATGAAAAAAGAGATGCCCCGGAATCCGAAGGTGATCGCTACCGGAGGTCTTGCCAGGCTTATGGTGAAGGTATCTGAAACGATCGAAACGGTTGAACCGGATCTGACGCTGGAAGGATTGAGAATTATCGGCACGCGGATTGGCAGCTGAGATACGCTGCTGGTAAGCTGGCTGGACAGGATGACGTCCTGAACAGCTTACCAGCTGGTTTTTTATAATCCCATGAACCGTATCAGCGGAGTTTGCCCGGAGTTTACATGGTTCAGCCGTTTATTTTTTCCAGATAAGCGCGTATCCCCCTGAAACTGTTGAAACAGAAATTTTTTTCGCGGGCCTGTATATCTTCCGGAAGTGCATAAAAATATTTCAGACCCCGGTCGGTTTTCAAAACCTCTTCAAAAACGCGTTCTTCAAAATGCTCCGTTCCGGCTTTATAATGTTTTTCCCCCGTCGCAAGCCAGTTATCCAGCTGATCCCTGGCCGTATCAAATACATTTTTTACATCCCCGCAATATCCGTAATGTCCGAAGCATAGATGGGTCACGTTTTTCAACGCGGCCATTTTGTCAATAGATCCCCGGAAAATTTCGTAAATGAAGGGCGGCGGGGTAGCCAGACGGATATACATGCCCTGCTCGAGCGGGTAGTATACCCCAGCAACTTCACCGGCAAACAATATATCTCCGATGTGGTAACACAGGTGATGGGGCGCATGACCGGGCGTCTGATACACCTGAACGGTCGCATCCCCGATCCTGACCAATTCCTTATAGCTAATATTCTCTTCCGGTATGGGAGCAATTTCCCCGTAGACCTCCGCGACCCTGCCCAACACTTTTCTGGAACCTTCCCACAATTTAGCCGGATCTACCATATGCCGAATCCCTTTGGGATGACATATCACCCGGGCATCCGGATAATGTTCCAGCAGCAGTCCGGCTCCGCCGGCATGATCAATATGGATATGGGTCAGAAAAATATAATCCAGCTGGTCCACGCCCGCCTGTTTCAATGCATCCACCAGAACAGGAATAGTTGACCGCGGTCCGGGGTCCACCAGGATCGTCATATCCCCGCGCCTGTATACCCAGCTGCTGATAAAATTCCTGAATCCTTCCAGAGACTGATCCAAATCGATGAGATACAAATTCTCAAGAGGTTGATGAGTCGCCATGGTTATACTCCTTCCTGAAAATGAAAATCATAATGGATGGTCTGCTCAAGCCCTTGCCTTTTTTTTGAGCATATCATTGAATACCCTATAGAAAAACTCGTTTTCGGTAATGCTTCGGCTCAATATCTTTTCCAGATCATCCAGATTCGATGAATTGATGATCAGATTGACACTTTTATTGAACGCCATCATATTATCCATCGTACGATATCTGCTGCTGATCAGAACCACAAAAATTTTCCTGCGAATCGATGGATTCAACCGTTCAAGATAGGTCAGCACCCCGTTGGAATCCGGATTCCGGGTATCAAAATTCTCGTCCACCATAATGAGATCATACGTATGGTATCTCACCTTTTTCAACACATCCCTTAGATTTTCAGCAACCGTCAGATGGTATTCCATCTGATCCAGAGTCTTCTGAATCTTTTCCACGGCATTGGGATCGGATTCACAGACCAGAGCGGTCTGGCCCTCCTCTTCGATAAAATCAAACGGTTTATCCGACGCATCATAGGCGACTGGCTCTCCCCCCTCTGACAGGCCTTCCGGCGTCGCCTGCTCGCCATGAGCGGTTTTCCGGGGAGACTGGATCGTAATTTTGCTCTTGCATTTGGGGCATGAAACGGTAGCAACTTTTCCCGGTAAGATTTGATTGATTTTTTCATCGGGAATCTGCAGTTTATATTGGCATTGATCACAAATAATATCCATAATAACCGATATTCACCTCCTTCGAAAATTAACGGGGGAAAGACTGAATCGGATCGGCCCCCCACTGCCTCATCAGACTGGTATCCGTCTGTATCCGGATAAGCAACGAGCGGTTCGTCTCATCCCGTTACAGGAATTTATCATAATCATGATCGAGCTGAAGATCTTCAATATCTGTCGTCGCCTGGCCTCTGGCACTTTTAACCGAATCAATGCCGCGGCCGACAATTCCTTTGCGTGAGGCATAGGCCAATGCCGTTTCCTGCGAAATCAGGCCCTTTTCATACAAATCGACAATACAGTCATCAAACGTGATCATGCCAAAGGGTTTTCCGGTCTGCATAATTTCATAATAGGTTTTCCCCTCCGATTCTCCGTGCAGAATCGTATCCTTGACCCTCATGTTGCTGCCCATGATTTCAAAGGCTGCCACACGCCCGCCGCCGGCTTTCGGCAGCAACCGCTGGCACACGATCCACCTGACCGTATCCGCCAGTCGAATCCGGATCTGATTTTCCTCTTCAGAATCGAACATTCCCAGAATACGGTTGATGGTCTGCCCGGCATCGACGGTATGGAGCGTCGACACCACCAGATGGCCGGTTTCCGCTGCACTCAATCCGATTTCAACGGTTTCCCGGTCGCGCATCTCTCCGACCAGAATGACTTTGGGCGCCTGCCTCAGTGCGGCTCTCAGCCCGCTGGCAAATGACACGTAATCGGTACCCAGCTCCCGCTGATTAAAAGTCGCTTTCTTGTGGGGATGCTGGAATTCTATCGGATCTTCAAGGGTCACGACATGAACCGACTTCGTCTCGTTGATCTTATCCAGCACAGCCGCCAGAGATGTTGATTTTCCTGATCCGGTTGATCCGGTCACCAGAATGATCCCGTTTTTTTCCTCGGCAAGCTTGTGAAAAACTTCGGGCAGATTCAACTCTTTAATCGTGGGAATTTTGGTATCCAGTTTTCTCAATACGATAGAATAATTTCCGGACTGTGAAAAGATATTGACCCTGAATCTGGCCTTGCCGGCCAGGCTGTAAGACAGATCGCAAGATCCTTCGGTCAGAAGTATTTCAGTCAGCCTCAGATCCTGGTTGATAAGATTCAAGGCAAAAATTTCCGTTTGAAACGGTGTCAGCACCTTCAAGTCTGGTTCCATGTCAACCGGAATCAACTGTCCGGAACTTTCCACCTGAAGCGGTTTTCCGGCGGTCAGATTCAGGTCAGACACCCCCTTATGGGCATCCAGCATCCGTGTCAGAATATGATCAATTTCCTGCTTCCTCATGATACCACCTCGTAGCCGTTTATGCTTCGGTAAAATCTGTCGGCGGATTTTTCAACAGCGGTCTGAATCTGGATTTGTCATTTGCCTTGACATAGGATTCATCTGCACTGATCCATCCTTTATTGTACAACTCCATGATTGAATCATCCAGAAGCTGCATCCCGTATTTCTTCCCGGTCTGGATCATGGAATTAATCTGATGCGTTTTGGACTCCCTTATCAAATTCCGGATACCGGGGGTTGCGATCATGATTTCCAGCGCAGCACACCGGCCCTTTTTATCAATCCGCTTGAACAGTACCTGCGCAATGACCGCACGAAGGCCATCGGAAAGCGTGGATCGGATTTGAGCCTGCTCACCTGAAGGAAACACCTCGATGATCCGGTCGACCGTTTTAGCGGCGCTGGATGTATGAAGGGTTCCGAATACCAGATGCCCGGTAGAGGCCGCTTCGATGGCCAGCGATATGGTTTCCAGATCTCTCATTTCACCGACCAGGATAATATCCGGGTCTTCCCGAAGCGCCCCTCTTAAGGCGGCGCTGAAGGTTTTCGTATGAAGCCCCACCTCCCTGTGATTGACCATACATCCCTGGCTCTGGTGAACAAATTCGATCGGATCTTCCACCGTAATAATATGATCCTTGCGTTTGGCATTGGCCTCGTCAATAATGGCCGCCAGCGTTGTGGACTTACCACTTCCGGTAGGTCCGGTCACCAGAACCAGTCCTCTGGGCAGCATTGCCAGCTTGGGGATGACCGGCGGCAGCCCCAGCTGAGCCGCCGTCAGGATGATGCCGGGAATTTCCCGAAAAACGGCTGCTATTCCGTTTTTTTGCATAAAAAAATTGGCACGGTATCTGGCCAGGCCCGGAATTTCATAGCCAAAATCCACATCGCCGGTTTCTTCGAAAACCTTGACTTTATCTTCAGGAGTAATTTCATACAGCATGCCTCGGAGTTCATCATCATCGAGAACTTTATATTTTACCCGCTCAATATCTCCCCTGAGCCTTAATGCGGGTGGCTGACCGGATACAAGGTGGAGGTCTGAAGCCCCCTGTTCATTCATCAATTTAAAAAAAGCATCTATTTTTGCCATTCATCACTCCGTGCTTAAAAGATAATCTGTTCCGGCCCTTCGCATTGTGTTTGAACAAAAATTGCCGGTTTTTCATGAGGACTGCGTCTCATATTTTTATTTTCAACACAGAACCTGAAATACTGCGTTTGTCATTTCCGTCCTGCCCGCATGGAAACATAAACGGACAAAAAACCCGGCAACGAATTCATGAGAATGTTTTGCGTCCGCCCCACAGTTATTGCGTCTGGTTTAGAAGTTTGACCTTGGAATCCTGCTCTTCCATTGAAGTCATTTCCTGGTTCCCGATATCCAGCAGTTTGGAATGTGCATCAATAATTGATCGAATCTGAACTTCTATCTGCATCCGCTGACGTTTCAACTCGATAATATCTTCATGGAGCTGGGCCAGTCGGTTGTGTGCTTTGTGGAGGATCTTTTCCGCTTTAAGTTCTGATTCAGCGATGATCAGTTCGGCAGATTTTCTGGCATTTTCCTTCATTTGATCCAGGATTTTCTGAGAATTGAGCATTGCCCGCCGGAATGTTTCTTCGCGTTTTTTATATCCCTGAATCTCATTGCTCAATCTACCAACCTCATCCGCCTGTTCCTGATTGCGGCGCTGCAGTGCTTCGAAATTCTCTGACATCTGTTCAAGGAACAGATCCACTTCCCGGACATCAAAGCCTCTGAATCTGACTTTAAATTGTTGCTGCTGTATATCTAACGGTGTAATT encodes:
- a CDS encoding type III pantothenate kinase, giving the protein MLFVIDVGNTNTVMGVYDGSRLVRSWRIRTERNATEDEFYITAAGLFAESRICPQDIHKTVISSVVPPVVTILDAFCRKYLGHAPHWVDNTAVPDIPILYSNPSEVGSDRLVNAVAAYARYKTSLIVIDFGTATTFDAISQQGEYLGGAISPGIMIASEALFNCTSKLHRVDIFTPPEKVIGTDTAGSIKSGIIFGYAGLVDGIVNRMKKEMPRNPKVIATGGLARLMVKVSETIETVEPDLTLEGLRIIGTRIGS
- a CDS encoding DivIVA domain-containing protein, whose protein sequence is MKITPLDIQQQQFKVRFRGFDVREVDLFLEQMSENFEALQRRNQEQADEVGRLSNEIQGYKKREETFRRAMLNSQKILDQMKENARKSAELIIAESELKAEKILHKAHNRLAQLHEDIIELKRQRMQIEVQIRSIIDAHSKLLDIGNQEMTSMEEQDSKVKLLNQTQ
- a CDS encoding CdaR family protein, with product MPDNAPDEPEHRPELMPAKRKKALIYFVLFMPILAGFFFLWPGTSYLQTDIFVSSDIRNLPKGLSLTGVSTNGIEVHIGGPGYIISTISEFKPKYILDLSAVTIGVNSIHVKAEQIPLPEGISIIRYYPTTITVKVDKEISRRIPVEIRLSGKPTSGFSVIESRPTPSSVLIRGPEMIMRTIENIYTERIDINGLSESLRKKSALDIPEGLKIDSSKIITANISIQDKIARKHFYNIRINGKNTPYQYLITPSSIDIQVKGPVNILDHLDIEKDIQVFVDLDELSPGVYVRPASIILPVDTTLVSVTPEIFTINMTNR
- the tilS gene encoding tRNA lysidine(34) synthetase TilS; the encoded protein is MPESQKKSDNLIIGIVENTIETCRMLNPGDSILVGVSGGPDSVALLSILLDFVSPLHLSRIGVAHLNHSLRGDQSDRDAAFVEDLSHRFGLPCHTAKKDVIQHQRLHKISLEEAARQVRYGFYHDIAQQYGYNKIALGHHADDNAELILMYLLRGSGNCGLSGIPPVRDNHIIRPLIRLTRSDIMNYLTRKNLAYVTDASNEDIRFMRNSIRHRLIPMLKTEYNPKISQALNRLGSIASCENEWMDHIIRPLYHQALISSVPGRVVFSAFQLKKIHLAALRRILRKAINDLKGSLRRISYTHIDEAVSLLINGPASGSIDLPDRIRITKAPEQLIIIRETGGLRQIKARTVPDYEYSIPGPGTVTIQETGATFRLCPVSLRDIPDGCVSGPQVAFFDMNMIKFPLVIRNFRPGDYFIPLGMTGSQKVKKFFINHKVSRPGRAKCPLLLNRNKIIWIAGYRTDESAKITPHTKDVLKIEFSVAL
- the ftsH gene encoding ATP-dependent zinc metalloprotease FtsH — protein: MNPFYKNLALWIVVTLMMVMLYNLFNQQQLSDASISYTDFLGMVENENVSEVLIKGQELYITNSNGNRFKVFAPQDSDLIGILRSKGVSIKAKPVDESPWYMSVLVSWLPMVVLIGVWIFFMRQMQSGGGKALSFGKSRARLMSDQSTKITFADVAGIDEAKEELGEIVEFLKDPKKFTRLGGRIPKGVLLMGPPGTGKTLLARAIAGEAGVPFFSISGSDFVEMFVGVGASRVRDLFVQGKKSAPCIIFIDEIDAVGRHRGAGLGGGHDEREQTLNQLLVEMDGFESNEGVILISATNRPDVLDPALLRPGRFDRQVVVSLPDIKGREMILRVHMKKSPIAPDVDSLTLAKGTPGCSGADLENLVNEAALLAAKRNKEKVDMIDFEDAKDKVFMGLERKSKVIKEEDRKTTAYHEGGHALVARFLPETDAVNKITIIPRGHAAGITWFLPEERDFKFKDQLESELSVAFGGRVAEELVFNRISTGAANDIKQATQIAQKMIRSWGMSETLGPLSYAQGDDQIFLAREISQHRDYSEETAKKIDAEITSLAKRAYDRAKDVLSQNRDILDKLTELLLDKETVLGSEMDDLILSLRPGIKLPPRGGAGDSKSKKNLHEEDTVL
- a CDS encoding MBL fold metallo-hydrolase produces the protein MATHQPLENLYLIDLDQSLEGFRNFISSWVYRRGDMTILVDPGPRSTIPVLVDALKQAGVDQLDYIFLTHIHIDHAGGAGLLLEHYPDARVICHPKGIRHMVDPAKLWEGSRKVLGRVAEVYGEIAPIPEENISYKELVRIGDATVQVYQTPGHAPHHLCYHIGDILFAGEVAGVYYPLEQGMYIRLATPPPFIYEIFRGSIDKMAALKNVTHLCFGHYGYCGDVKNVFDTARDQLDNWLATGEKHYKAGTEHFEERVFEEVLKTDRGLKYFYALPEDIQAREKNFCFNSFRGIRAYLEKING
- a CDS encoding type IV pilus twitching motility protein PilT codes for the protein MAKIDAFFKLMNEQGASDLHLVSGQPPALRLRGDIERVKYKVLDDDELRGMLYEITPEDKVKVFEETGDVDFGYEIPGLARYRANFFMQKNGIAAVFREIPGIILTAAQLGLPPVIPKLAMLPRGLVLVTGPTGSGKSTTLAAIIDEANAKRKDHIITVEDPIEFVHQSQGCMVNHREVGLHTKTFSAALRGALREDPDIILVGEMRDLETISLAIEAASTGHLVFGTLHTSSAAKTVDRIIEVFPSGEQAQIRSTLSDGLRAVIAQVLFKRIDKKGRCAALEIMIATPGIRNLIRESKTHQINSMIQTGKKYGMQLLDDSIMELYNKGWISADESYVKANDKSRFRPLLKNPPTDFTEA
- a CDS encoding PilT/PilU family type 4a pilus ATPase, with protein sequence MRKQEIDHILTRMLDAHKGVSDLNLTAGKPLQVESSGQLIPVDMEPDLKVLTPFQTEIFALNLINQDLRLTEILLTEGSCDLSYSLAGKARFRVNIFSQSGNYSIVLRKLDTKIPTIKELNLPEVFHKLAEEKNGIILVTGSTGSGKSTSLAAVLDKINETKSVHVVTLEDPIEFQHPHKKATFNQRELGTDYVSFASGLRAALRQAPKVILVGEMRDRETVEIGLSAAETGHLVVSTLHTVDAGQTINRILGMFDSEEENQIRIRLADTVRWIVCQRLLPKAGGGRVAAFEIMGSNMRVKDTILHGESEGKTYYEIMQTGKPFGMITFDDCIVDLYEKGLISQETALAYASRKGIVGRGIDSVKSARGQATTDIEDLQLDHDYDKFL
- the folP gene encoding dihydropteroate synthase; the protein is MKTFTISWGNHRLELGQRTCVMGIVNVTPDSFSDGGKFSAPDSALAHAEKLVEDGADILDIGGESTRPFSKPVSAEEELHRVAPVIEQIAQRVSIPISIDTFKSRVAKGALDAGASMINDIGALRMDKDMAAVAAAYDVPVIVMHMKGTPRTMQVSPAYDDIIEEIKSFMKDTIHRAERNGIPPSRIIVDPGIGFGKTGGHNLLLLKRLKEFESLEMPLLVGSSRKAFIRNILMNKTGRPMEPDSPEVETGTQATICTAVLHGAHIVRVHNVAMARMTVDITDAIKHA